One genomic segment of Theobroma cacao cultivar B97-61/B2 chromosome 6, Criollo_cocoa_genome_V2, whole genome shotgun sequence includes these proteins:
- the LOC18595869 gene encoding F-box/kelch-repeat protein At1g80440, whose product MDLIPNLPNDIARECLVRVSYDQFSTLLSTCKGWKTEIELPEFFHLRKATGHGQQLVIMAQARVDWDTKQGVLKECSAKPVYGLSLLKPDTGNWVDLPQLPDEFPDGLPYFCQLVAVGFDLVVMGGLDPVTWEVSDSVFVFNFLTARWRRGTDMPGVRRSLFGCASDADGLVYVAGGHDEEKNALRSALAYDVAKDEWISLPDMARERDECKGVFHRGKFHVIGGYCTDMQGRFGKSAEVFDMAMWRWDHVQDDFLEASTCPRTCIDGDGADMYMICEGDVAALKDGRWQLIAKLPADLCKIAYMTRWQDKLLAIGSSRFDEPHNAYVLNLTKSEWAKLETPEKYYGHVQSGCFLEI is encoded by the coding sequence ATGGACTTGATCCCTAATCTCCCCAACGATATTGCTCGAGAATGTTTAGTTCGAGTCTCCTACGATCAATTCTCGACGCTTTTGTCGACTTGTAAAGGGTGGAAGACTGAGATTGAGCTGCCGGAATTTTTTCACCTAAGGAAGGCTACTGGCCACGGCCAACAACTTGTTATCATGGCTCAGGCACGGGTTGACTGGGATACGAAACAGGGTGTTCTAAAAGAGTGCTCTGCTAAACCTGTTTATGGCCTTTCTCTTTTGAAGCCGGATACGGGAAACTGGGTTGACTTGCCTCAGCTTCCTGATGAATTCCCCGATGGGCTGCCTTATTTTTGCCAGCTAGTTGCTGTCGGGTTTGATCTTGTAGTAATGGGTGGTTTAGACCCGGTCACCTGGGAGGTGTCCGATTCTGTCTTTGTGTTCAATTTCTTGACTGCAAGGTGGCGGCGGGGGACTGATATGCCAGGCGTACGGCGTTCACTGTTCGGATGTGCATCCGATGCTGATGGGCTGGTGTATGTTGCTGGTGGACATGATGAGGAGAAGAATGCTTTGAGGTCAGCACTGGCATATGATGTGGCGAAGGATGAGTGGATTTCTTTGCCTGACATGGCAAGGGAGCGCGATGAGTGCAAGGGAGTTTTCCACCGTGGCAAGTTCCATGTCATCGGCGGCTATTGCACCGATATGCAAGGCCGATTCGGGAAAAGTGCAGAGGTGTTCGACATGGCCATGTGGCGGTGGGATCACGTGCAAGATGATTTCTTAGAAGCCAGCACGTGTCCAAGGACTTGCATAGATGGCGACGGTGCGGATATGTATATGATTTGTGAAGGTGATGTGGCCGCATTGAAAGACGGCAGATGGCAACTGATTGCCAAGCTCCCTGCCGATTTGTGCAAGATTGCTTACATGACAAGGTGGCAAGACAAGTTGCTAGCGATTGGTTCTTCAAGGTTCGATGAGCCCCACAATGCTTACGTGCTGAATTTGACGAAATCCGAGTGGGCAAAGTTGGAGACCCCGGAGAAATACTATGGTCATGTTCAATCAGGATGCTTCTTGGAGATTTGA
- the LOC18595870 gene encoding F-box/kelch-repeat protein At1g80440, translating into MSAMELIPGLPNDIARECLIRVPYNNFSNIASTCKDWKVEIHLPEFFRHRKAAGCSKHVMVMTQTRVNPRGNFGLKCQAMRVYRLVLCEPDTGDWCELPSVPELFDGLPMFCQVVGVGSNLVVMGGLDPDTFEVRNAVYVYNFISARWRRGADMPGVRRIFFGCASDLDRMVYVAGGHDGDKNALKSAMAYDVAANMWVQLPDMERERDECKGIFHLGKFHVIGGYCTERQGQFESSAEQFDIATFQWSPVQDNLLLTGACPRTCVAADGKLYMCREGYVARLEGDTWTPIAELPVEVCKTAHMCTWKDKLLVIGSWSFGEPHTAYVLNLRSYTWSRMEVGEEYSGHVQSGCYLEL; encoded by the coding sequence ATGTCCGCGATGGAGCTGATTCCTGGTCTTCCTAATGATATTGCCCGTGAATGTTTGATTCGTGTCCCATACAATAACTTCTCCAACATTGCATCAACCTGTAAAGATTGGAAGGTTGAAATTCATTTGCCAGAGTTTTTTCGTCATCGAAAAGCCGCTGGCTGTAGTAAACATGTGATGGTGATGACCCAAACCCGAGTCAACCCGAGAGGAAATTTCGGCCTGAAATGCCAGGCCATGCGGGTTTATCGCCTCGTGCTTTGCGAGCCGGATACCGGTGACTGGTGTGAGCTGCCTTCGGTTCCGGAGCTGTTTGATGGGTTGCCCATGTTTTGTCAAGTTGTCGGAGTCGGGTCGAACCTTGTCGTGATGGGCGGGTTGGATCCGGATACTTTTGAGGTCCGGAATGCTGTCTATGTTTACAATTTTATATCGGCCAGGTGGAGGCGTGGGGCTGATATGCCAGGTGTACGGAGGATATTCTTTGGATGCGCGTCGGATTTGGATCGGATGGTCTACGTTGCCGGAGGACACGATGGCGACAAAAATGCGTTGAAATCAGCAATGGCATATGACGTGGCAGCTAACATGTGGGTTCAGTTGCCTGACATGGAAAGAGAGCGTGATGAGTGCAAGGGAATTTTTCACCTTGGAAAGTTCCACGTCATCGGCGGATATTGTACAGAGAGGCAAGGCCAATTCGAGAGCAGTGCCGAGCAATTCGACATTGCCACGTTTCAATGGAGCCCAGTGCAAGATAACCTGTTGTTAACCGGTGCGTGTCCAAGAACATGTGTGGCAGCTGACGGAAAATTATACATGTGTCGGGAAGGTTACGTGGCAAGACTGGAGGGTGACACCTGGACACCAATAGCTGAGCTGCCAGTTGAAGTGTGCAAAACAGCTCATATGTGCACGTGGAAAGACAAATTGTTGGTGATTGGTTCATGGAGCTTCGGCGAGCCCCACACAGCTTACGtgttgaatttgagaagttaCACGTGGAGCAGAATGGAAGTGGGAGAGGAATAttcgggtcatgttcagtctGGTTGCTATCTGGAGCTGTAA